The following proteins are co-located in the Mycolicibacterium goodii genome:
- a CDS encoding class I SAM-dependent methyltransferase, protein MRTDNDQWDITTSVGQTALFVAASRALEARKPQPLAVDHYAEVFCRAAGGHWVDAVEGTDPDHPLRSEFGADFVNFQGARTKFFDEYFRRVADAGVRQVVLLAAGLDSRAYRLPWADGTVVYELDLPKVLEFKREALQRHGAVPTAQRREVAVDLREDWPAALRANGFDASRPSAWIAEGLLIYLPAEAQEQLFSGIDSMAAPGSFVAIEESAPMPADAFAAKRAEALASGDPNSFFALVFNEQCAPGEQWFAARGWTASTTPLTEYLRQVGRPVPAPDSEAAQMTATISLVWGRKE, encoded by the coding sequence GTGCGTACCGACAACGATCAATGGGACATCACCACCAGCGTCGGCCAGACAGCGTTGTTTGTCGCGGCCTCACGGGCTTTGGAGGCGCGCAAGCCGCAGCCGCTGGCCGTCGACCACTATGCGGAGGTGTTCTGCCGGGCGGCCGGTGGACACTGGGTGGACGCGGTCGAGGGAACCGATCCCGACCACCCGTTGCGGTCCGAATTCGGTGCCGACTTCGTGAACTTCCAGGGCGCGCGGACGAAATTCTTCGACGAGTACTTCCGCCGGGTCGCCGACGCCGGGGTGCGTCAGGTCGTGCTGCTGGCCGCGGGGCTGGATTCGCGGGCGTACAGACTGCCGTGGGCCGACGGCACCGTGGTCTACGAACTCGACCTGCCGAAGGTGCTCGAATTCAAACGCGAGGCGCTGCAACGCCATGGCGCGGTGCCGACCGCGCAACGGCGCGAGGTGGCGGTCGACCTTCGTGAGGACTGGCCCGCCGCACTTCGAGCAAATGGCTTCGATGCGTCGCGGCCATCGGCCTGGATTGCCGAGGGTCTGCTGATCTATCTACCCGCCGAGGCGCAGGAACAGCTGTTCTCCGGAATCGACTCGATGGCCGCGCCGGGCAGCTTCGTGGCGATCGAGGAGAGCGCTCCGATGCCCGCCGACGCGTTCGCCGCCAAGCGAGCCGAGGCGCTGGCGTCCGGGGACCCGAATTCCTTCTTCGCGCTGGTCTTCAACGAGCAGTGCGCGCCGGGGGAGCAGTGGTTCGCTGCACGGGGTTGGACCGCGTCGACCACACCGTTGACCGAGTATCTGCGTCAGGTCGGCCGCCCGGTCCCCGCCCCCGATTCCGAGGCGGCCCAGATGACGGCCACCATCAGCCTGGTGTGGGGTCGCAAGGAGTGA
- a CDS encoding alpha/beta fold hydrolase — MDVGRVHYARNGSVHLAYRVMGEGETPLVLVPGFVSNVELYDDPTWPFNAMFEQLGASTRFVAWDKRGTGLSDPVDHVPTLDERMDDLHAVLDAAGFERPALCGISEGGPMSVLFAATFPERVRSLTLYGTAARFSRHLPDFPWGATPEQFDGMLEEIETEWGEGALTRQFFGPAADVPGFRELWGRQQRDCASPSMARMILQAVMQTDARAILGSVRAPTLVLARRGDQIAPFDASAAMAAAIPGAEFRELPPGDHLGLDLVDVLTPHILEFVCGAAGSGSTRVLATVLFTDIVGSTELLSAQGDSRWRRQLDMHDAVVDRTLARYGGRREKHTGDGVFALFDGPTKAARCSLELIPALRTHGIDIRAGVHIGECERRGTEWTGMAIHVGARVGALAGPGEVLTSRTVRDLSAGSGLIFESLGPQRLKGVPEDMEIFRIAG; from the coding sequence ATGGACGTCGGGCGAGTCCACTATGCCCGCAACGGGAGCGTTCACCTCGCCTATCGGGTGATGGGAGAAGGCGAGACGCCCCTCGTCCTGGTGCCCGGTTTCGTCAGCAACGTCGAGCTGTACGACGATCCGACCTGGCCGTTCAACGCGATGTTCGAGCAGCTCGGCGCCTCGACGCGGTTCGTCGCGTGGGACAAGCGCGGTACCGGCCTGTCCGATCCGGTCGACCATGTGCCGACGCTGGATGAACGCATGGACGACCTGCACGCGGTGCTCGACGCCGCGGGTTTCGAGCGGCCCGCGCTGTGCGGCATCTCCGAGGGCGGCCCGATGAGCGTGCTGTTCGCCGCCACCTTTCCCGAGCGGGTGCGCTCACTGACGCTGTACGGCACGGCCGCCCGGTTCTCCCGACATCTGCCCGACTTCCCGTGGGGTGCCACGCCCGAGCAGTTCGACGGGATGCTGGAGGAGATCGAAACGGAATGGGGCGAGGGCGCTCTGACGCGGCAGTTCTTCGGGCCCGCGGCCGATGTGCCGGGATTCCGCGAGCTGTGGGGCAGGCAGCAGCGGGATTGCGCCAGCCCGTCGATGGCGCGGATGATCCTGCAGGCGGTCATGCAGACCGATGCCCGCGCGATACTGGGATCGGTGCGCGCCCCAACGCTGGTCCTCGCGCGCCGCGGCGATCAGATCGCGCCGTTCGACGCGTCGGCGGCGATGGCGGCGGCCATTCCCGGCGCCGAGTTCCGTGAGCTGCCACCCGGTGATCATCTGGGCCTCGACCTCGTCGACGTCCTCACCCCGCACATCCTCGAATTCGTATGCGGCGCCGCCGGATCGGGCAGCACCCGGGTGCTCGCGACCGTGTTGTTCACCGACATCGTCGGTTCCACCGAACTGCTCAGCGCACAGGGCGACTCCCGGTGGCGGCGTCAACTCGACATGCACGACGCCGTCGTCGACCGCACCCTGGCCAGATATGGCGGCAGACGCGAGAAGCACACCGGCGACGGGGTTTTCGCGCTCTTCGACGGGCCCACCAAGGCGGCAAGGTGCAGCCTGGAGCTCATTCCCGCGCTGCGGACACACGGCATCGACATCCGGGCCGGTGTCCACATCGGCGAGTGCGAACGTCGCGGTACCGAATGGACCGGCATGGCCATCCACGTCGGCGCCAGGGTGGGTGCGCTCGCCGGACCGGGCGAGGTGCTCACGAGCCGCACGGTGCGCGATCTGTCCGCGGGCTCGGGCCTGATCTTCGAAAGCCTTGGGCCGCAACGACTGAAGGGCGTACCGGAGGACATGGAGATCTTCCGGATCGCCGGATGA
- a CDS encoding oxygenase MpaB family protein — MTVSEPIPYVERGMSESAAPGPARRRRRGAAFGDGLMGIALLAGPANVIMQLANPGVGYGVVESRVDSGRTDLHPVKRARTTFTYLAVATRGTEQQKAAFRRAVNKAHAQVHSTENSPVQYNAFDKNLQLWVAACLYKGGVDVLRMFVGEMDDETADRHYRDSVTMGTTLQVPAQMWPADRAAFDRYWNEQLEKVHIDDTVRAYLYPIAAGRPKATKLPRFIQERLDSIALLITTGFLPQRFRDEMRLPWDENYQRRFDRLIAVLRFVNDLLPAPVREFPFNALLKDLDWRIRTGRPLV, encoded by the coding sequence ATGACGGTCAGCGAACCGATCCCATATGTCGAGCGCGGTATGAGCGAATCGGCGGCTCCGGGGCCGGCGCGCCGGCGCAGACGCGGCGCGGCCTTCGGCGACGGGCTCATGGGGATCGCACTGCTCGCCGGGCCCGCGAACGTGATCATGCAGCTGGCCAACCCCGGCGTCGGCTACGGCGTGGTGGAGAGCCGCGTCGACAGCGGCCGCACCGATCTGCACCCGGTCAAACGCGCCCGCACCACCTTCACCTACCTCGCGGTCGCCACGCGCGGCACCGAACAGCAGAAGGCCGCCTTCCGCCGCGCGGTGAACAAGGCGCACGCCCAGGTGCACTCGACCGAGAACAGCCCGGTGCAGTACAACGCGTTCGACAAGAACCTGCAGTTGTGGGTCGCGGCCTGCCTGTACAAGGGCGGCGTCGACGTGCTGCGGATGTTCGTCGGCGAGATGGACGACGAAACCGCCGACCGCCACTACCGCGACAGCGTCACGATGGGCACCACGCTGCAGGTGCCCGCGCAGATGTGGCCTGCCGACCGCGCGGCGTTCGACAGGTACTGGAACGAACAGCTCGAGAAGGTGCACATCGACGACACCGTGCGCGCCTACCTGTATCCGATCGCGGCGGGCCGGCCGAAGGCGACGAAGCTGCCGCGGTTCATCCAGGAGCGCCTCGACAGCATCGCGCTGCTGATCACCACCGGCTTTCTGCCGCAGCGCTTTCGCGACGAGATGCGCCTACCGTGGGACGAAAATTATCAGCGGCGCTTCGACCGGCTCATCGCGGTGCTGCGCTTCGTCAACGATCTGCTGCCCGCGCCGGTGCGCGAGTTCCCGTTCAACGCCCTGCTCAAGGACCTGGACTGGCGGATTCGCACGGGCCGTCCGCTGGTTTGA
- a CDS encoding TetR/AcrR family transcriptional regulator — translation MTPVRPYRGIEAADRLAQRRSQLLAAGLDLLGDENAEVTVRAVCRRAGLAARYFYESFGDKDAFVAEVYDWVIADIAASTQAAVASVPLAEQTTAAMTNIVRTIAEDPRIGRLLFSAKLSNEVVVRKRVEGIGFFAGLLGQHTVDALRLPENDQLRATAHFAVGGVTQTISAWLGGEVSFTPDELVQQLRSLLDALAGLPYRR, via the coding sequence GTGACGCCGGTTCGCCCGTACCGTGGCATCGAGGCGGCCGACCGCCTCGCGCAGCGCCGCTCTCAGCTGCTGGCGGCCGGGCTCGACCTGCTGGGCGATGAGAACGCCGAGGTCACCGTGCGGGCCGTATGCCGGCGGGCGGGTCTGGCGGCGCGGTACTTCTACGAGAGCTTCGGCGACAAGGACGCCTTCGTCGCCGAGGTGTACGACTGGGTGATCGCCGACATCGCGGCGTCGACGCAGGCCGCTGTGGCCTCGGTGCCGCTGGCCGAGCAGACCACCGCGGCGATGACCAACATCGTGCGCACCATCGCCGAGGATCCGCGCATCGGCAGACTGCTGTTCAGCGCGAAGCTCTCCAACGAGGTCGTGGTCCGCAAACGCGTGGAGGGCATCGGGTTCTTCGCCGGGTTGCTGGGCCAGCACACCGTGGACGCGCTGCGACTGCCGGAGAACGACCAGCTGCGGGCGACCGCGCATTTCGCGGTCGGCGGCGTCACCCAGACCATCAGCGCCTGGCTCGGCGGCGAGGTCTCCTTCACCCCCGATGAGCTCGTGCAGCAGCTGCGGTCACTGCTCGACGCACTGGCCGGCCTGCCGTACCGCAGGTAG
- a CDS encoding carboxylesterase/lipase family protein yields the protein MSDLVVTGSGAVRGLVGPNHVVFHGIPYAAPPRGRARFTAPEPHEPWPGVRDATTPGPTAPQPQRGGFGRLDMSPFFGPGWVRDPDYLTVDVWAPRTDTVRRHPVLVFVHGGGFVSGSTRSPLYDGSAFARDGVVLVTVTYRLGIAGFLDIAGAPRNRGLLDVLAALRWVRDNIAAFGGDPDNVTLFGQSAGATLTAAALTQPQVPQLIRRVIIQSGNPYGAFNAEQAARVARAAADALGVDPVLDDFAGVSDETLIGVVSALGGLDLRTADRFDPLVGLSPFSLVADEPPAVDAHPDLGVLIGTTLEEGNLYLVPQGQFESSTAADVHELAARVQPDPAALVQRYRSRHPDAGWARLRSAMLSDALFRTGSERFARARKTPPFRYEFGWRSSAVDGLLGAAHAVELPFVFDRLDNGALRGPDALLGPGHVPQALADEMHRAWVRFATTGDPGWDPGEVRRFAEIVTRDR from the coding sequence ATGTCTGATCTCGTCGTCACCGGTTCGGGAGCCGTGCGGGGTCTCGTCGGGCCGAACCATGTTGTCTTCCACGGCATTCCGTACGCCGCGCCGCCGCGAGGCCGGGCCCGGTTCACCGCACCCGAACCGCACGAGCCGTGGCCGGGTGTCCGCGACGCGACCACACCGGGGCCCACCGCGCCGCAGCCGCAACGCGGCGGGTTCGGCCGACTGGACATGTCACCGTTCTTCGGGCCGGGATGGGTGCGCGACCCCGACTACCTGACCGTCGACGTGTGGGCGCCGCGCACCGACACCGTGCGCAGGCACCCGGTGTTGGTGTTCGTGCACGGCGGGGGATTCGTCTCCGGTTCGACGCGCTCACCGCTGTACGACGGATCGGCGTTCGCGCGGGACGGGGTGGTGCTGGTGACCGTGACCTACCGCCTCGGCATCGCCGGATTCCTCGACATCGCGGGCGCACCACGCAACCGCGGACTGCTCGACGTGCTGGCCGCGCTGCGCTGGGTGCGCGACAACATCGCCGCCTTCGGTGGCGACCCGGACAATGTGACGCTGTTCGGTCAGTCGGCGGGCGCGACGCTCACCGCCGCGGCGTTGACGCAACCGCAAGTGCCGCAGCTGATCCGGCGGGTGATCATCCAGAGCGGCAACCCCTATGGCGCGTTCAACGCGGAGCAGGCCGCGCGGGTGGCCCGGGCCGCGGCCGACGCGCTCGGGGTCGATCCGGTGCTCGACGATTTCGCGGGGGTATCCGACGAGACGTTGATCGGCGTGGTCTCCGCTCTTGGCGGCCTGGACCTGCGGACCGCCGACCGGTTCGATCCGCTGGTGGGGCTCAGCCCGTTCAGCCTGGTCGCCGACGAGCCGCCCGCGGTCGACGCGCATCCGGATCTTGGTGTGCTGATCGGCACGACGCTGGAGGAGGGCAACCTGTACCTCGTGCCGCAGGGGCAGTTCGAGAGTTCGACAGCCGCCGATGTCCACGAGCTCGCCGCCCGGGTCCAGCCCGATCCCGCAGCGCTGGTCCAGCGTTACCGTTCCCGCCATCCGGACGCCGGCTGGGCGAGGTTGCGCTCGGCGATGCTTTCGGATGCGTTGTTCCGCACCGGCAGTGAGCGTTTCGCCCGCGCCAGGAAAACCCCGCCGTTCCGCTACGAGTTCGGCTGGCGGTCCTCGGCGGTGGACGGGCTGCTCGGTGCGGCACATGCCGTGGAGTTGCCGTTCGTCTTCGACCGTCTGGACAACGGTGCGCTGCGCGGGCCGGACGCGCTGCTCGGGCCCGGGCACGTGCCGCAGGCACTGGCCGACGAGATGCACCGGGCGTGGGTGCGTTTCGCGACGACCGGCGATCCCGGCTGGGATCCGGGGGAGGTCCGTCGATTCGCCGAGATTGTAACCAGGGACAGATAA
- a CDS encoding MBL fold metallo-hydrolase gives MNEIVLGDVTVTRVLEYYGSVRLAPRTFFPQSEPDAWRRNEHWLAPDFLDPQADVCVSAIQSWVLRSRGATIVVDTGVGNHKERPHTPVWHRLQTDYLDNLAAAGVHPDEVDYVINTHVHVDHVGWNTYLDDGRWVPTFPNATYLIPRADYDYWNPDNRPSSNPDHRNLFLDSVAPVHAAGQALLWEDSFDIDADVRLQAAPGHTPGSSVVTVQSGTDRAVFVGDMLHTPLQFVEPDVNSCFCEDPAQATATRRRVLGWAADTNTLVVPAHLGGHGAAEIVRDGDRFAIKEWAPLRRVTADV, from the coding sequence ATGAACGAGATCGTGTTGGGTGACGTCACGGTCACCCGCGTCTTGGAGTACTACGGTTCGGTCCGGCTCGCACCGCGGACCTTCTTCCCGCAGAGCGAACCCGACGCGTGGAGGCGCAACGAACACTGGCTGGCGCCCGACTTCCTCGACCCGCAGGCCGACGTCTGCGTCTCGGCGATCCAGAGTTGGGTACTGCGCAGCCGGGGCGCCACGATCGTGGTGGACACCGGCGTCGGCAACCACAAGGAGCGGCCCCACACCCCGGTGTGGCACCGGCTGCAGACCGACTACCTGGACAACCTCGCCGCGGCGGGCGTGCACCCCGACGAGGTCGACTACGTCATCAACACCCATGTGCACGTCGACCACGTCGGCTGGAACACCTACCTCGACGACGGCCGCTGGGTGCCGACGTTTCCCAACGCGACCTACCTGATCCCGCGCGCGGACTACGACTACTGGAATCCCGACAACAGACCGTCGTCGAACCCCGACCACCGCAACCTGTTCCTGGACAGCGTCGCACCGGTCCACGCAGCCGGGCAGGCGCTGCTGTGGGAGGACAGCTTCGACATCGACGCCGATGTGCGACTGCAGGCCGCACCGGGGCACACGCCGGGATCATCGGTGGTGACCGTGCAGTCGGGAACCGACCGGGCCGTGTTCGTCGGCGACATGCTGCACACGCCGCTGCAGTTCGTCGAACCCGACGTCAACAGTTGCTTCTGTGAGGATCCCGCGCAGGCCACCGCGACGCGTCGCCGGGTGCTGGGCTGGGCGGCCGACACCAACACGTTGGTGGTGCCCGCGCATCTGGGCGGGCACGGCGCGGCCGAGATCGTGCGCGACGGTGACCGGTTCGCGATCAAGGAATGGGCGCCGCTGCGCCGGGTGACGGCCGATGTCTGA
- a CDS encoding helix-turn-helix transcriptional regulator: protein MTSGRLGEFLRARRAQLNPEDVGLRRFGERRRVAGLRREELAQLAGVSVSYYTRLEQGQAVNASDAVLDALADALQLTGHERRHLRDLATQRTKPVRKPPVERVGPLTRDLLRSLGELPAMVVGRRTDVLAWNEAGHALLAGHIDREFAERPAERPNLARMMFLDPHTRELYADWPRKARAVVGNLRYVAGRHPEDALLAALIGELTVKSEEFVTMWGDHRVRRCEADTYDLRHPIVGPVTISQQNLAIARSPDQLLCVMTTAAGSPSEDAVKLLIRATRGDRSADRSAAARA from the coding sequence ATGACCTCTGGACGGCTCGGTGAGTTCCTGCGGGCGCGACGCGCACAGCTCAATCCCGAGGACGTCGGGCTGCGCCGGTTCGGTGAGCGACGTCGGGTGGCGGGGCTGCGCCGTGAAGAACTCGCCCAGCTGGCCGGTGTGAGCGTCTCGTACTACACGCGGCTGGAACAGGGTCAGGCGGTGAATGCCTCCGATGCGGTGCTGGACGCTCTCGCCGATGCCCTCCAACTGACCGGGCACGAGCGCAGGCACCTGCGGGATCTGGCGACCCAGCGGACCAAACCGGTGCGCAAACCCCCGGTCGAGCGGGTCGGTCCGCTGACCCGCGACCTGCTGCGGTCCCTCGGGGAGCTGCCCGCGATGGTCGTCGGGCGCCGCACCGACGTGCTCGCCTGGAACGAGGCGGGCCATGCGTTGTTGGCCGGTCACATCGACCGCGAATTCGCGGAGCGGCCCGCTGAACGCCCCAATCTCGCGCGGATGATGTTCCTGGACCCACACACCCGTGAGCTGTACGCGGACTGGCCCCGCAAGGCGCGCGCGGTCGTGGGGAACCTGCGCTACGTCGCGGGTCGCCACCCCGAGGATGCGCTCCTGGCGGCGCTGATCGGTGAGCTGACGGTGAAAAGCGAAGAGTTCGTGACGATGTGGGGCGATCACCGGGTCAGGCGATGCGAGGCCGACACCTACGATCTGCGGCACCCGATCGTGGGACCGGTGACCATCTCGCAGCAGAACCTGGCCATCGCCAGATCACCCGACCAGCTCCTGTGCGTCATGACCACCGCGGCCGGCTCACCCTCCGAGGACGCGGTGAAGCTGTTGATCCGCGCCACGCGCGGTGACCGCTCGGCGGATCGCTCGGCGGCTGCGCGGGCATGA
- a CDS encoding VOC family protein encodes MIKPDNPNSEFEFGGINHVALVCSDMERTVDFYSNVLGMPLIKALDLPGGIGQHFFFDAGNGDCIAFFWFRDAPDGVPGLSAPAAIPGIGEIVSATGSLNHIALHVPAEKFDEYREKLKAKGVRVGPILNHDNSEMQVSPTVHPGVYVRSFYFFDPDGITLEFACWTKEFTDTDVHATPKTAADRRPKPAQPGLVASTK; translated from the coding sequence GTGATCAAACCCGACAACCCCAACTCGGAGTTCGAATTCGGCGGCATCAACCACGTCGCGCTGGTGTGCTCGGATATGGAACGCACCGTCGACTTCTACAGCAATGTGCTGGGCATGCCGCTGATCAAGGCGCTCGATCTGCCCGGCGGGATCGGCCAGCACTTCTTCTTCGACGCGGGCAACGGCGACTGCATCGCGTTCTTCTGGTTCCGCGACGCACCCGACGGTGTGCCCGGCCTCTCCGCCCCGGCCGCGATCCCCGGCATCGGGGAGATCGTCAGTGCCACGGGCTCGCTCAACCACATCGCGTTGCACGTACCCGCCGAGAAGTTCGACGAGTACCGGGAGAAGTTGAAGGCCAAAGGGGTGCGGGTCGGGCCGATCCTCAACCACGACAACAGCGAGATGCAGGTGTCGCCGACCGTGCATCCCGGCGTGTACGTGCGGTCGTTCTACTTTTTCGACCCCGACGGCATCACGCTGGAATTTGCTTGCTGGACCAAGGAATTCACCGACACCGACGTCCACGCCACTCCGAAGACGGCGGCCGACCGCAGACCCAAGCCCGCTCAGCCCGGCTTGGTCGCCTCGACGAAGTAG
- a CDS encoding TetR/AcrR family transcriptional regulator — protein sequence MTVSPRDQLPTARGRQTQAAIDAAARAVIARKGILATTIADIAAEAGRSTASFYNYYESKEAMVREWALRFRDEARDRARAAGEPGLSNWQRSYQAAAAHWTTYRHRLAEIISVSQLAMVNDDFARYWSEICELPISLITRMIERAQQQGFCPDDDAEMTAVALVSMLNQFCYTKLSGGNAEDVDDTACITTLANVFYRTIYHKGVPPT from the coding sequence GTGACCGTCAGCCCCCGCGACCAGTTACCGACCGCACGCGGCCGGCAGACCCAGGCGGCCATCGACGCGGCCGCCCGTGCGGTGATCGCCCGAAAAGGCATCCTGGCCACGACGATCGCCGACATCGCCGCCGAAGCGGGCCGTTCGACGGCGTCGTTCTACAACTATTACGAGTCGAAGGAAGCGATGGTGCGCGAATGGGCGCTGCGCTTCCGCGACGAGGCGCGGGACCGGGCCAGGGCGGCCGGCGAACCCGGACTGTCGAACTGGCAGCGGTCCTACCAGGCCGCCGCCGCGCACTGGACCACCTACCGGCACCGCCTCGCCGAGATCATCAGCGTCTCGCAACTGGCGATGGTCAACGACGACTTCGCACGGTACTGGTCGGAGATCTGCGAACTCCCGATCTCGTTGATCACCCGGATGATCGAACGTGCCCAGCAGCAAGGGTTCTGCCCCGACGACGACGCCGAGATGACCGCCGTGGCGCTGGTGTCGATGCTCAACCAGTTCTGTTACACGAAGCTCTCCGGCGGCAACGCCGAGGACGTGGACGACACGGCCTGCATCACGACGCTGGCGAACGTCTTCTACCGGACGATCTACCACAAGGGGGTACCGCCGACATGA
- a CDS encoding alpha/beta hydrolase, whose amino-acid sequence MTRTSGLSPAAGVIREFVGLESPTARRAGAGGHPCQGIYYRGVGRKPKVAMIATHYQIDFSEHYLADYMATRGIGFLGWNTRFRGFESSFLLDHALVDIGVGVRWLRAVQNIETIVLLGNSGGGSLMAAYQAQAVDQHVTPMEGMRPAVGINDLPPADGYVASAAHPGRPDVLTAWMDAAVIDENDPVATDPDLDLFDERNGPPFAPEFVARYRAAQVARNEAITDWAERELKRVQAAGFSDRPFTVMRTWADPRMVDPTIEPTKRQPNLCYAGIPVKANRSARGIAAATTLRNWLGMWSLRHAQTRAEPHLARITCPALVINAEQDTGVYPSDAQRIFDALAGTDKTLCSIDTDHYFTTPGARSEQADTIARWIAKRWR is encoded by the coding sequence ATGACCAGAACCTCCGGGCTGTCCCCGGCAGCGGGCGTGATCCGTGAATTCGTCGGGCTGGAATCCCCGACCGCCCGCCGCGCGGGCGCGGGTGGGCATCCGTGCCAGGGCATCTACTACCGCGGCGTCGGCCGCAAACCGAAGGTGGCGATGATCGCCACGCACTACCAGATCGATTTCTCCGAGCACTATCTCGCCGACTACATGGCCACCAGGGGTATCGGATTCCTGGGTTGGAACACCCGCTTCCGCGGGTTCGAGAGCAGCTTCCTGCTCGACCACGCACTCGTCGACATCGGCGTCGGCGTGCGCTGGCTGCGCGCGGTGCAGAACATCGAAACCATTGTGCTGCTTGGCAATTCCGGTGGCGGATCACTGATGGCGGCCTACCAGGCCCAGGCCGTCGACCAGCACGTGACACCGATGGAAGGCATGCGGCCCGCCGTCGGCATCAACGACCTGCCGCCCGCCGACGGGTACGTCGCGAGCGCCGCGCATCCCGGCAGGCCCGACGTGCTGACCGCCTGGATGGACGCCGCCGTCATCGACGAAAACGATCCCGTCGCAACCGATCCCGATCTGGATCTGTTCGACGAGCGCAACGGCCCGCCGTTCGCGCCGGAGTTCGTGGCCCGCTACCGGGCCGCACAGGTGGCCCGCAACGAGGCCATCACCGACTGGGCCGAGCGCGAACTCAAACGGGTCCAGGCGGCCGGCTTCTCGGACCGGCCGTTCACGGTGATGCGCACCTGGGCCGACCCGAGGATGGTCGACCCGACCATCGAACCCACCAAACGCCAACCGAATCTGTGCTACGCCGGGATCCCGGTCAAGGCGAACCGTTCGGCCCGCGGCATCGCCGCGGCCACCACACTGCGCAACTGGCTCGGCATGTGGAGCCTGCGGCACGCCCAGACCAGGGCCGAACCGCACCTGGCTCGGATCACCTGCCCGGCACTGGTCATCAACGCCGAACAGGACACCGGGGTGTATCCGTCTGACGCGCAACGCATCTTCGACGCACTGGCGGGCACCGACAAGACGCTGTGCTCGATCGACACCGATCACTACTTCACCACGCCGGGTGCGCGCAGCGAGCAGGCCGACACCATCGCCCGATGGATCGCGAAGCGGTGGCGGTGA
- a CDS encoding histidinol-phosphate transaminase: MITSALVPEPRAKLVEIPRYSRVAGARDIAWNVASNESPLPPGPAVVAAVARAAAQAHLYPSVGGDALVDAVSRHCGVPPDQVLVGGGSLALLQLALTTFTGAGTQVVHAWRSYEAYPILIGIADADAVPVPLDGDHRHDVGAMLAAITSRTAAVIVCNPNNPTGTALPEDLLLRLIEAVPPGVLVLLDEAYREFGDSTISAPELVRTHENVVVFRTFSKAYGLAGLRAGFALGSRGVVDTLRSVAQPFGLSSVAEVAAVAALDDTARLDEIVGTVRSRREIFSAQLRRRGIDVPESRSNFVYLPLRERAGQFAQACRNAGVAVRAFDGDGIRVTVGHSEAEERILGVLDAW; encoded by the coding sequence GTGATCACGTCCGCGCTGGTGCCGGAGCCGAGGGCCAAGCTGGTGGAGATTCCGCGGTACTCCCGCGTCGCGGGGGCGCGGGACATCGCGTGGAACGTCGCCTCCAACGAGTCGCCGCTGCCGCCCGGACCGGCCGTTGTGGCGGCGGTGGCCCGGGCCGCGGCGCAGGCGCATCTGTACCCGAGCGTGGGCGGCGACGCCCTGGTCGACGCGGTGAGCCGACATTGCGGTGTGCCTCCGGACCAGGTCCTCGTGGGCGGCGGCTCCCTCGCGCTGCTGCAGCTGGCGCTCACGACGTTCACGGGCGCGGGCACGCAGGTGGTTCACGCCTGGCGTAGCTACGAGGCGTACCCGATCCTCATCGGTATAGCGGATGCCGACGCGGTCCCGGTACCCCTCGACGGGGACCACCGGCATGACGTCGGCGCGATGCTGGCGGCGATCACCTCGCGTACGGCGGCGGTGATCGTGTGCAACCCGAACAACCCGACCGGTACCGCTCTGCCCGAAGACCTGCTGCTGCGGCTGATCGAGGCGGTGCCGCCCGGGGTGCTCGTGCTGCTCGACGAGGCTTACCGCGAGTTCGGCGACAGCACGATCTCGGCGCCGGAGCTGGTGCGCACGCACGAGAACGTGGTCGTGTTCCGCACCTTCTCCAAGGCCTACGGGCTGGCGGGGCTGCGGGCCGGTTTCGCGCTGGGTTCGCGTGGCGTCGTGGACACGCTGCGGTCGGTGGCGCAGCCGTTCGGTCTGAGTTCGGTGGCCGAGGTCGCCGCGGTGGCGGCGCTCGACGACACCGCGCGCCTGGACGAGATCGTCGGCACGGTCCGCAGCCGCCGCGAGATCTTCTCCGCGCAACTTCGCCGTCGTGGGATCGACGTGCCGGAGTCGCGGTCGAACTTCGTCTACCTACCGCTGCGGGAGCGGGCCGGGCAGTTCGCGCAGGCGTGCCGGAATGCGGGCGTGGCGGTGCGCGCCTTCGATGGTGACGGGATTCGGGTCACCGTCGGTCATTCCGAGGCCGAGGAGCGGATCCTGGGTGTGCTCGACGCCTGGTAG